A region from the Triticum aestivum cultivar Chinese Spring chromosome 3D, IWGSC CS RefSeq v2.1, whole genome shotgun sequence genome encodes:
- the LOC123077284 gene encoding bromodomain-containing protein 4, with translation MNTSQFMDKQILGLAASAAPSPSLAGGGSGGSELLDLMGPDPQEESEDGLRRRHHHSANGTATDVLPSYDFQPMRTATAAPAAAPPSWGSLDSNSKAASVSASASSPYNLKSAGILENRVPKNVNHEEDRSNFGLVTIADIDRTMKKYSDNLLYALEGVSSRLSQLESRTHHLESSVDEFKLTIGNYNGSTDGKLRQLENMLREVQAGVQIMRDKQEIVETQLHLAKLQIPKTETQSSENSGVGQADSRHQSVAPQQAGVPPQHQPQTFPALPAPNAPPPPPTLQSQPPAQFLGHSSAPSVPALPQEPYYTPSAQTTEAIHQQYQAPPVPQPQAPPAPQQQYQAPPAPPQQYQAPPVPQAHAPPAPPQQYQAPPVPQAQAPPAPPQQYQTPSQFSQYSQQPQPTNVNPSSPLAPPAPQQTEYAPSHSYTPNVRTPSAYMPPPNESALPFYGQNPSMYEPPAVRPNSGPPPSYGAPGYGPQGGSSFSESYGYTGSPSYRGNAGMKSTPFAPSGPSSGGSGNSYGTRLPTARILPQAEPVSSSPTAASGNRVALDDVVEKVATMGFSREQVRATVRRLTENGQNVDLNVVLDKLMNG, from the exons ATGAACACGTCGCAGTTCATGGACAAGCAGATCCTCggcctcgccgcctccgccgccccgtccccctccCTCGCGGGCGGCGGGAGCGGGGGCTCGGAGCTCCTCGATCTGATGGGCCCCGACCCCCaggaggagagcgaggacggcctgcgccgccgccaccaccacagcGCCAACGGCACCGCCACCGACGTGCTGCCCAGCTACGACTTCCAGCCCATGCGCACCGCCacggccgcccccgccgccgcgccgccctcgtGGGGTTCCCTCGACTCCAACTCCAAGGCCGCCTCGGTCTCCGCCTCCGCCTCGTCCCCATACAACCTGAAG AGTGCTGGTATATTGGAGAACCGTGTGCCGAAGAATGTTAATCATGAGGAAGACAGGAGTAACTTTGGACTGGTAACTATAGCAGATATTGATCGAACCATGAAGAAGTATTCTGATAACCTGTTGTATGCACTAGAAGGTGTAAGCTCAAGGCTTTCACAGCTGGAGAGTAGAACTCACCATCTTGAAAGTTCTGTTGATGAGTTCAAGCTAACAATTGGCAACTATAATGGTAGCACTGATGGAAAACTGAGGCAACTTGAGAATATGTTGAGGGAG GTCCAAGCGGGTGTACAGATTATGCGTGACAAGCAGGAAATTGTTGAAACACAGCTTCATCTTGCAAAGCTCCAGATACCCAAAACTGAGACCCAGTCATCAGAAAATAGTGGGGTTGGACAGGCAGACTCGCGGCACCAGTCAGTTGCTCCGCAGCAGGCAGGCGTTCCGCCGCAACATCAACCCCAAACTTTTCCTGCCCTTCCTGCTCCTAACGCGCCGCCTCCACCTCCAACACTTCAAAGTCAGCCTCCAGCACAGTTCCTAGGTCATTCATCGGCTCCCTCTGTACCAGCTTTACCACAGGAACCCTACTACACACCATCTGCCCAGACAACTGAAGCTATTCATCAGCAGTATCAAGCCCCTCCAGTTCCACAGCCGCAGGCGCCTCCAGCACCACAGCAGCAGTATCAAGCGCCTCCAGCTCCACCACAGCAGTATCAAGCCCCTCCAGTTCCACAGGCACATGCACCTCCAGCTCCACCACAGCAGTATCAAGCCCCTCCAGTTCCACAGGCGCAGGCGCCTCCAGCTCCACCGCAACAGTATCAAACCCCGTCTCAGTTTTCTCAATATTCACAACAACCTCAGCCTACAAATGTTAACCCTTCAAGTCCACTTGCACCTCCTGCACCCCAGCAGACAGAGTATGCGCCTTCTCATAGCTATACACCAAATGTTCGCACTCCTTCAGCTTACATGCCGCCGCCAAATGAATCAGCCCTGCCTTTCTATGGACAGAATCCTAGCATGTATGAACCTCCTGCCGTCAGGCCCAACTCTGGGCCACCGCCATCCTATGGTGCCCCTGGGTATGGGCCACAGGGAGGAAGTAGCTTTTCTGAATCATATGGTTACACTGGATCTCCTTCTTACCGTGGGAATGCTGGAATGAAGTCCACACCTTTTGCTCCCTCAGGACCATCCTCTGGTGGTAGCGGCAACAGCTACGGCACCAGGCTCCCCACAGCTCGGATACTACCACAAGCAGAGCCAGTCAGTTCCAGCCCAACTGCTGCATCGGGCAACAGGGTGGCCCTTGATGATGTGGTAGAGAAGGTTGCGACGATGGGGTTCTCAAGGGAACAGGTGAGGGCAACCGTGCGGAGGCTGACCGAGAATGGGCAGAACGTCGACCTGAATGTGGTGCTCGACAAGCTGATGAACGGGTGA